The following are encoded in a window of Dehalococcoidales bacterium genomic DNA:
- a CDS encoding acyl carrier protein yields MDIHAELKKAICKVNPGIDEAKITPDSTFIGDLEMDSLSMVELSLAMEDSFGITLPDEELAKLTKVGEVAELIQSKMST; encoded by the coding sequence ATGGACATTCACGCAGAACTCAAAAAGGCTATCTGCAAGGTAAACCCCGGAATCGATGAAGCTAAAATTACCCCTGATTCCACTTTTATTGGTGACCTCGAAATGGATTCTCTCAGTATGGTTGAACTCAGCCTGGCCATGGAAGACAGTTTCGGTATAACCCTGCCGGACGAGGAACTGGCCAAACTGACCAAAGTCGGCGAAGTTGCCGAACTCATACAATCTAAAATGAGCACTTAG